AAGTGCCAAGTTTATAAAAAACATGTCACTGTAAATTACTATGCTTTCTATATCTATGCTGGTAAGAGAACTAACTATACATATTAAAACTCTGGCTTTGGAATAATATAAACCTAGGTGAGAGTCCAGGTTTCTTTACTGACTTGTTATGTGACCTTGGGTAATGACTTAACTACTCAGAATCTTAGTATGCTCCAGTACAAATTTCATAGCATTGTGAGATTTGTATAAGATAATGTGTGTAGAATGTGTAACATCATgattgacagagagcagatgttcaatgGCTACCAGCATTTAGAAAAGTAATACAGCCTCGTCATTCAACTGGGGTCAGAGAACCAGTGtagaatctaaatatttttttctttctagctgtGAAATCTCAAGCAAAATACTTGAtgattctaagcctcagtttcctcatctataaaataagggcAAACATCCCCAAGTCATAATGTTATTGTcaagttaaaaaggaaataaagtcttTAAGCATCTACCTGAATCAAAGACCTCTACTCCCTCTGCTCTTGCCTCAATCCAAGTTGATGTTACCACAAACCCTTCTTAAATAACATCATACAAAACTGGGCATTGCCAGCCAGATCCTGCCATTTTTCCTTCTGGAAAATATCTTGCAAATTTCTCTGtttgaaaataagcaaaatttacCATTAGGTAAAAAtccattctaagttttcaaaAATCATTATTCTGTCCTCATTTTATTCTTGGGGAAATTGAGGTTCTAATCAGTTAAGAAGTTTTTCCAAAAAGAGATTATGGTACAACTAAGTCTGTCCTAAcccataaaaaaggaaaagaagaaaaaacttagATCACAAAAAAAGACTCCAAAATCATTCTTGATTCTATCCTCCCATGGAAGTTGAGTTTAGACCAATTAATCTACTAGAGGTTTAAATTCTTCTTTggtaaaaatagataataaaggCTGCTTAAAGGtctatttcaaggactaaattagaTAATACATGCAAAGTATCCAAAATCTTTAGCAGAATGGATCAGTTAAATATGCTATAAGCATATCAAGGAAGATGATAATGAAGTCACCAATAACAAATTAGAGTTGCTTATGTTACATAAAAGATCACAAAAAATATGGTGgatgtgaaaaaagaaataaagtgtgATTTGTATCACAACATCACACGtgtaaatttgaaaacataactaaaccactgtatttttaaatatatacatatctgtaaacaaatataaaaagaataaacgtggaaggatatatattttgttatgttctaagtttttaaaatatttttagttgtagctggacacaatatatttattttatttgtttttgtgtggtgctgaggatcgaacccagtgcctcacacatgttgggCAAGCACCCCACATCTGAGTTATAACTCCAGCCCTGAATTTCAAATATAGTAGAGTGAATATCCATGAGGACAGGGAAAGGCATGAGGATGGGGTGAGAAGCccagaaacaataaaatataatgaagaagTGCCTTGCCTTGAGCAACGAGGACTGCCATCGGGAACCGGAGAGTATGAGTCATTCAGCTCAGATCTAAGGTCCCACAATATTATGTTTAAGTAACTACAATTCACTTGGAATAGTGCCTGCACAGTTTATCTAATCAGTACTTAGTACATATTTAATCAATAATTAGTACATATCTAATCAGTAAGGAGTGCACCTATTTCTAATAGTATGGATATTAGGAACCCATCCAAGAGCCTCCTTTAGCCTGTACACTTCGTCATAAGATCCTGGGTTGTAAAGGCAGAAGATGACCATATAATCTAGATCCACTGTCTTCAGAATAGAGTGAAGCCCAAGGACAGGAAGAAACCCTTTGAAGTTTCTTTAGCGGTTCAGTGCCTGTCATAGAGACGGCAACCGCCCAGCTGGAACAATCCCAAGATGGGCTTCTAGCAAGGCTTGACTGATCCCTGGACCCTGGTGCTGGGGTGGCATGGAGCATTGTGTGTGATTGACAATGTCTTCCTCTCACTAGGGATCCTCGGTCAGACCCTGAGGATGCTGTGGACTCAAGGGCACTTTCCACTGGCCCCTTCATGAAAGTGTGTGCAGCTGGAATCTCTACCTGTGGAATCCATAAAGCCATCATGATTTTATAGATGCCCAAGCTGGTTCAGGGCCTCATCACCAGTTCAGAACCTGTGGCAGGAAGATCTCGGCAGAACTAGAAATAGAACAGTGCTCCCATGGTCACCAGGAGAACTGCCTGCTCTCCCCAGGTCTGCAGACAACTCACTCCTTGACTTTTGAAGAAGTCATTAATCTCTCTGGGCATCAGTTTTCTCATCACCAAAATAATAACAGCACCAATCATGTCCATTTCACAGGGATGTGAAGGCAATGACAGATGATTATGAATATAAGAATGtatgaaagaaagtgaaaaagaggTATTCTGATGAGTAAGTAGTTTTGACTACCATGAGTCTTATCAAAATGGCAATCCCCTGTAGTAGAGCAGTTAATAGTTGTACTGGCgaaaaagaatttattaaaaactaattttgatatttatagaTCTGGTTATAGATTCAATAATTCTGAATTAGCAAATGCCAACATGAGAGAGTTGGGGATGTGGTACTAGGAGGGCAGGGAAATGGTTCAGGGgagcaaagagagaaaatggaatcagGAGTCTTGGATGAGGACCCTGCTCCTCCACATGTGAGGTCAACAGCTAGTTTTACATGTCTCATCTGTTTCTCATCCACAAATGAGACAAATGTCACTTGTCCAGTAGGATTGTTGCCAGGATGTATAAAATATTGCATATGGAAAGTTCTAGAACAGTAGAGatgacattgaagaaaaaaaggtATGAATCCTGATTTCCAGGCAAAGATCTCAAGCATCACTTGGACTTTAGGCACTTTAATGGGGATTCTGGCTGGACTTGGAAAGGGGCCAGCAGCAAGCACACTCACTCTGATGTGACCCCAATCTGTGCCCAGTGATAACAGAAAATTACAGGGAATGCAAAAATTTCCATGactcaaatataaaacaaatcaaatataattattttgagcaTCTGGTAAAGTATAAGAAAAGAACATCATTTCACTTGATATTTGAAAGCTTGTCCTCAAGCTAAGGTTTAGTGACATTGCTTCCTCTACAAATTCTATCATGCTATTTAGTCTTTTAGTGTATGATAAGCATGTAATAATAATAGAGAAATGCCTCTTATTATTGTCATAATCAACCCATAGAAAAGTATAGAAGAGCTaattagaatagaaaacattgtcacatgaaatggaataaaatatttgttttaatggggtagaaaggaagagaaaagaaacgaTAGGGAAATGACTTTTTCACCTTAGTGAGAGTTTAAATTTACTcaattactgaaagaaaaaaaatatacacacatagatatatatatatatatatatatgtagacaaacaaatatattatttaaagagaGACAAATTGCAATATAACAAAATTTTCTTGAGGGAATGCATTATCTTTCAGAGCAAGAAgtcaatagatattttttaagacTGATGATAATAGCAAAAATAAGATTAACTAGCATTATTCAGCTCTTTCAACAGCTGGACTCTGTAGCATTCCTGTTACaggtattaatttatttaaagtcCAAAATAACCCTATGATATAGGCACACATTTTCTGCAACATGGATGAGAAATTGAGTCACAAACGTGTTAGATAACTTTCCTAAAGTCAGATAACTAAAAGGTAGCAAGACTATACGTTTGgacatattatttataatcatgatcttctaaatgataaaaaataaataaataatattgtgaaGATGATGACCTCTGAGCTGGAGTGGTAAAGATTaacatggagggaaaaaaaaaacttgtatctATTCATTATCACTGACTGACCAGGAAATTTCAACTGCCTGGTTGAATAATcatataataagaagaaaaatatgtcatTGTATACAGTAAGGAATTATTCAACATGATGAGTAGATCATCATCTTCCACCTTCTGAACAGATGGTAAGAAGAGATTAAAATTGTTGCATGTCTGGAAGGGATAAAACTAAGGCCAGTGGGTGGAAGGTACAGAGAGGAAGAATCCAGATCCAAAACAGAGAATTACCGGTGGAGCTGTCTGCAGATGGAGGCTCATGTAGCAACTAAATGACCACACGGGGTATGCAGGAGAGGGACTCCAGCCCCAGATGGGGTTAGAATACATGTCACTTTGCTCCCTTCCAAACTTGAGAATCACGTGTCTTGTATCTCCAGAGGAATCCCCAAGATGAAGCAGAATTAATTTGAATCAGAAGCACCAACTCAGGGTTCTCAGCTCCATACAATGCAGAAGAAGCTCAAGGAGAATCATCCGGGTTCAggatttctaaagaaaaatttaaaataaaaaaaaactctatacCTAAATTCAGAATTATAAACTCATCTTCTACCATAGAGAAAAAGATTCTGTTCCTGattctaaaaattttgttttgtttgttttgttattttactttgttcTCATCCTCAGACCAACAGTCCACGCTGAATCCATGGCCAAAAATAATCTCACTACAGCGGCCGAGTTCATCCTCACAGGCTTTACTGACCACCCCAACTTGGAGATGCCCCTCTTTCTGATCTTTCTTAGTTTCTATCTTGTCACCCTTCTGGGGAATCTGGGGATGGTGGTACTCATCCGAGTGGATGGCCAGCTCCACACCCCAATGTACTTCTTCCTGAGCCACCTCTCCCTGCTAGATGCCTGCTACAGCTCCGTCATCACCCCTCAGATCCTGGCCACGCTGACCACAGGTAAAATGGTCATCTCCTATGGCCGCTGTGCTGCCCAGTTCTTCTTCTTCACCATCTGTGCAGGTACAGAGTGTTTCCTGCTGgcagtgatggcctatgaccgctatgttgCTATTAGCAACCCTCTGCTCTATACTGTGGCCATGAATCCCAGAGTCTGCTGGAGATTGGTGCTGGGAGCCTATGTCTGTGGGATGTCTGGGGCCATCCTGAGAACCACGTGcaccttctccctctccttctgtgAGGACAACCGGATCAACTTCTTCTTCTGTGACCTCCCGCCCCTGCTGAAGCTTGCCTGCGGTGACACGACGAGCACTGAGGTCCTCATTGTCTTCTTTGGCAACTTTGTGATTTTGGCCAATGCCTTGGTCATCCTCATTTCCTACCTGCTCATCATCAAGGCTGTTTTGAGGGTGAAGTCTTCAGGGGGCAGGGCCAAGACTTTCTCCACATGCGCCTCCCACCTCACCGCTGTGGCCCTTTTCTTTGGGACCCTCATCTTCATGTATATACGAAGCGGCTCAGGAAAGTCCCTGGAGGAGGACAAGGTGGTGTCTGTCTTCTACACTGTGGTcatccccatgctgaaccccctgatctacagcctgaggaacaaggacGTGAAGGCTGCCTTCAAAAAGGTCACTGGTAGAGTCCAGGTGTCCCAGAGGGGGTAGGTGGACATGAGAGGACTTCTCATCCTAGGTAGTTTTGTTCCCATGGCTACATATCCAACAGGTTCCAGCACTGTATGCATCCTATAGGCACGAAGGGAGACAAGGCAGACCAGGGCCACCAGGCACATGAGAAACACTGCAAAAGCTGTGAAGTTTGTAGCCAGCAATACCCCTTCCAGCCCATTCCTTGTCACTCAACAGTCCTGCCACTCTTTGATGTCATAACTTAGAAATCCTGAAGTTCACCACCCCAACGCTTGCCACTCTTTCCCTCTGTTCTGGGCTCCCATCAACATTACCCTGTTCTTGTCAAAGATGACATATGGGGACCCCTGTGAATTGGGCTAATAATTggccttcctttttccttttaatatatacatgaatGATCACTTCAATTAGCAGGAGGACTATATAAAACAGAACTGAGACTCTCACTGGCCCAGGGAAGGAGGTCTTTGAGATACAGGCCTCCCTCTTCACCATTAGGGTGTCTTGCCCCTTAGTGTGGCTTCCTTCCTGCTCAGGCCATGGTGGAATTTGCGAACGGCCTTGCAAGCTGGAGACTCACTGGCTCTGTGGTTCCGGCCTCTTTGCTACGCTGATATCTCAGGAAGAACTAAGCCCCTTACCTTTGTGAGGGTCTCCCTCAGCTCTGGCTGCTGAAGCACACCATGCTGCCTCCTCTCCTCACCCACTGCCTACCCCGTGAACAGTTCTTGCAAGCAAAGAGCTCAGAGAGATATAAAAGACAGCCGAGCCGCACATCACCTTCCCTAGCAAAGACCTTGCTATAAATTTATAAAGACTATTGCTATTTAGAAATCTGAATTTGCTCATTACTTggttcacattttgaaaaattcagagATTCAGAGCCTCAAAGAAAATTGTATTTATAATCTTGTGCTTCAGAAAtaagaatagcaaaaaaaaaagagtccttggAGACCCCCTAGTTAGGCTATCCCAAAGCATAGATTTCATGTCTGtaaatttccattccaaaaaaaacaaagactttgTAGCTAAATAAGGATGGATAATCTCACCTCAAGAGAAGGAGCTACTAAGTACTAGAATATAATGATATTTGTGTGACAATTCAACAAGTCTTCACTGGAAATTTCCAAAATGAGTTATGGACAACTCTAGACAAGATGTGGCACTAGACCTATCCATGGCCCAGACAGAATGTGTGAAAGCTGCTTTGTGTCACATAACTTGTCTTGTTGACACAGCAGGCAGTTAATATTAAGCTGGTtacattctttcaatttttttcatgtatgtacTTCCCTCAAACAAAAGACAGCTGGATGAACCTAATCTCTTTTTAAAGCATTTGAACTAAGAAACCCTGaaatcatttttctgtttcaacGAAATGAAAGATGATAAACTTCAATGAGATCATGATCCACCGCCATGTTTTAAGTCAAAGTTAGGAGCAAGCAAAGTTGAGGACTCAAGAATCTTCTTAAATTAATCGATCCAGGACTTGCTTCTGACCTTGGTATTTATGAGGCTCCGGTCAGTGGCATCAAGTCAAAGAAAATGGAAGCAATGGGAGAAATCAAGGCTGTCCATGCCAAGCTACCACTAATCAAGAGATTTGATGTGCTAGTCCAAAAGGGCAAGAGAGCAGTATAGAGGAACCCACTTCTTGCCTGATTGTTCCCAAGATAAAACCAAAACCACCGATATGTAGTCAGCTGAATGTTGAGATGGGTAGCCATGGGAGAGCATTGGAATTCTCCGAGTGCTTAAATCCAGAGTCATCTTGAAAAGGGGCCTGTTTTTTAGCTTGAATCACTTTGGAAGTCAAAAACATCTGAATTTCCCTATCTCTGTGACCCTGCAGCCATTCAACTGCAGGGTCACAGTTAATGGACTTCCGTGAGACAGTCTTGGCTCAGGGTATGGAGTCCATCTGCTAAGAGTTCTATGCTGTGGGAAATGTGAAGTGGGATGGAGAGAGGAACCAAAGGCACTTTGGAGAACCTGCCTTCTGAGTTCAGTGGCGTGCACAGCCACATGGCGTTCTGCGTGGGCACCAAGTCTGATGGCACCATGAACAAGGATGGCAGATCTCACAGATCCCACCACCCCCATCACGGCACAGATCTTTATGGCTCTGTGGCCTTTCCCACCCTCAGAACCATCTGGGTACACACCATAACGCTGGTGTCTGTCCTATCCCACCCCCAGCATTGCAGCCTAAAGAGCTCCAAAGGAATCTTTGCATGAGGAGTTCCACATTTCAACTAGGTTATTCCAGGAGGCAAAGCAGTTGAGAAAAATTTAAACTGCCTTCAGCCACAAATCACTCTGGCTAATCCCTGGAGGGCATCACGGCTGAATAAAGGAGGGTGGTGGAAAGCCCATATGCATAGTTTTTCCCACAGGAGCACACAGCTCAAGACCCAGAGAGAAGCTTTGGTCCACATAGGTCATAATTGCCCTTGCCCTTATCCAAGCACCTTGGCAAgtaagactgttttttttttcttttttttctttatttctttttatttttctatattaaataataaatgtaataaatatagGACAGTATAAAGGATCCATGAAACAAAGGGTTGattctttgaaatgaaaaaataaacaaaattttgggTAAACCCATCtttaggaagagaaggaagagccaaataaataaataaacaaaattatagtTGAAAAAGGAGACATTACGACAGATACCACTGAACTTCAAAGGATCattagggaatattttgaaaaatatatgccTAGctaagcacagtggtgcacacttgtaatcccagcaacttggtacACTGaagcaggagatcacaagttcaaagcccatttcaggaactta
This portion of the Ictidomys tridecemlineatus isolate mIctTri1 chromosome 4, mIctTri1.hap1, whole genome shotgun sequence genome encodes:
- the LOC101966443 gene encoding olfactory receptor 9I1 is translated as MAKNNLTTAAEFILTGFTDHPNLEMPLFLIFLSFYLVTLLGNLGMVVLIRVDGQLHTPMYFFLSHLSLLDACYSSVITPQILATLTTGKMVISYGRCAAQFFFFTICAGTECFLLAVMAYDRYVAISNPLLYTVAMNPRVCWRLVLGAYVCGMSGAILRTTCTFSLSFCEDNRINFFFCDLPPLLKLACGDTTSTEVLIVFFGNFVILANALVILISYLLIIKAVLRVKSSGGRAKTFSTCASHLTAVALFFGTLIFMYIRSGSGKSLEEDKVVSVFYTVVIPMLNPLIYSLRNKDVKAAFKKVTGRVQVSQRG